The Syntrophotalea acetylenivorans genome contains the following window.
TTTTAAAGGGGACGAAGAAGGATGAGTCCTGGTCAACAGATGACAATATTAGGGCTGGCCGCCCTATGTTATTATGCTGTTTTGTTGGCATTAGGTGTTGTCGACACAGAGGTTATGCCCCAGTTTGTGGTTTCGGCGGTGATTTTTCTCTCTTCCGGGCGAATGCTTCGTGGCATGACCCGTCGTAGAACCAAAAAAAAGCGAGAGGATGAAAAGCCGCGGAAGGAACCGAACTGGGCGCTGCGCGCTCAGATTTTGAACTGGGTGATGGCTTTGTTGATTCTCGGTGCCCTTGGTTTGTGGGTTATGAAACCGGTGGGTGTCTCCTTTTTAGAGATGTTCGGTTTAAAATAAGCCTCGTTGTAGGGTCGCTCCCGTTCAAACATGTCCTCTTTGTGCAGGCCATGTTTTCTTTTCTGAAAAACTTTCGTTGCGCTCATTCCAGTCTGTAAAGTTTTTTCTCAATGTTTCCTCGGGTCCTTTCTTCCTGCCTTGTTCTTCTCCCGTCCTGATTTTGAAATAGAAAAACCATCGAAGGTCAACCGCCTGCTGTAGGTTCGAGTCTCGGAAATTCTTGCCTCCACCAAGATAAGTTTGATTCGGGATTCAACCCCTTTAGATAAACTCCATTGATTCATGAGTTGATTCATAAATAGCAAGTGTGCTTTGTTCCGTGTTTCTGCAAGTTTTGCAAATTTGCGAAAAAAACCTCTGTGTTTGCATAATTGCAAATGGTGTTTGCGGCAGCGAATAGACATTAATTTGAGTCTCTGAAATGAACAAATGCTTTGCTTCTGGGCGCTGGGCCGGGTTCTGCCGATAAGGAAGTATTGCTTTTATGGTCCTCCGGTTTTTTGCAACACTGCAAAAAAAACAATAAGAACGGTTTTGCGTTGTGGCCGGCGGTTTATTGTAACTAATTGAAAAAACAGGATAGCTTAACTTTCATTGAGTCTTGGTATAGGCCTTGCTAAATGCCTAGCCCGAAAGTTACTCCTTTCAGGCATGGAGTTGCGGCAGACATTGTTGAGGGACAAGGACTACTTCGCTCCATGCCACTTTTTAAACTTTGGTTTTTGCGCCTTTAAGGGCTAAGGCCTCTACAAATATCAAAAATAAGTGAGCGGCAGGCAGAAGATGTGGCTTACCCCCGTGCCAGCTGAACCGTCGGTCCGCTCAATGGCATTCAAACCCGGATGAATAGGAGAACCAACGTTATGGCAGATCAACGCACTCTGGTAGACAATACGGCCAATCCCGCTCCTCTTGGCCTGCTCGGTTTCGGCATGACCACCGTACTTCTCAACCTGCACAATGCCGGTTTCTTCCCCCTCGACACCATGATTCTCGCTATGGGTATTTTCTACGGTGGTGCCGCTCAGATTCTGGCTGGTCTCATGGAATGGCGTAAGGGCAATACCTTCGCTACTACTGCTTTTATCAGTTATGGTTCTTTCTGGTTGACTCTGGTGGCTCTGGTGCTGATCCCCAAGGCCAACCTCGCTGGTATTGCCGGTCCCGATAAGGCCACCGCAATGGCCGCTTACCTGACCATGTGGGGTTTCTTCACCGCCATCATGTTCCTCGGCACTTTCCGTCTCAGCCG
Protein-coding sequences here:
- a CDS encoding acetate uptake transporter, producing MADQRTLVDNTANPAPLGLLGFGMTTVLLNLHNAGFFPLDTMILAMGIFYGGAAQILAGLMEWRKGNTFATTAFISYGSFWLTLVALVLIPKANLAGIAGPDKATAMAAYLTMWGFFTAIMFLGTFRLSRALQVVFGSLTLLFFLLAAGDFTGNHTLTVIAGYEGIFCGFSAIYTALAQVLNEVNGRNVLPLGAIA